The sequence TTGTTAGCACATCAAATGTCCGGTTTGTGTTTGTTGCAGGAAAGGGCGCGCCCGTTTCCTGCAACGGGCCGTCTGAGCCGCTCACCTCGGGCAGATGGTTTTCCATCGGCTGAATATCGGCCGATCTGCCTGGGCCCGTAGCCGATCGAGATGAAGCCGTCCAAGTGCTGATATACAGTGACGCGGCCACGTCGAGGGAGGAGCGCCATATTTGGCGGTCGATCTGGAGCACCAAGTTACGATATTTGACGGTGTTGTCGCGATTAACCGTCCTCGCGATCTTGATCGAGAAAACACGGTCGAGATCGTCCCTCAAACATGGCCCAAAAGCCGAAGCACCAGCGGCGCGCCACGACGGTGAACTTTCGGTTGAACTCGCGAATATAGCTTCTTTTCAAGAATCTGTTTGCCTCCTCAGGCGTTGATATCCCTCGGGAAGCCTCGGCCCCCGCGTTCGCGGGGCCCTCGTGCCTGCGGCGAGTAAGCCGGGATCATTGTGATCCCGAGCTCGGCAGTGCACGTCCGACCTGCGTGAGTGTTTGTTTATCCACCGGTTCTCCCGCCTTTGGCGTCAGCCAGAAATGACTTGCACGATCAGAGTAGAGACTGCAGAAAACGCCTTCTTTTTCAACAACTTGCCTGATCGCCCTCATGATCGTCGAAGTCGATTCCGCATCGACCAGAGCGGCATAATAGATCTCGCCCGTGGCGTCATCGAGTATCACGATCAGATCGTGCCAGCTCTCATCGCCAAACCACTGGTGATGTGACCCGTCGATATGCAGCAGCATCCCCTTTAGAGGCTTTCTGTCCCGCTTTCTCCGGTGCTTCTTTCGCACAGCGTCTTTCGCCACCAGACCCGCTCCCTGCAGCAGCCCCTTGACCCATGTGTAGCTCACCTCGATCTTGTGCTCCTCGACGAGCTTCTCGTGATAGTGCTTTACATTCAGATCAAAATACTTGTCCCGATAAAGCCCCATCACCTGCTCTACCACTTCAACTGGTATCCGCTTCGGACTCGCTTTGCCTACTCGCTTGTCAAACAGCGCACTATACCCCACCTCTTCATACTTCTCCCGTATCCTCCGTAAATGCCGGCAACT is a genomic window of Chloracidobacterium sp. containing:
- a CDS encoding transposase gives rise to the protein MEESPGVAMEKAMTRQEIILRAFAKKISWIEAAEILDISCRHLRRIREKYEEVGYSALFDKRVGKASPKRIPVEVVEQVMGLYRDKYFDLNVKHYHEKLVEEHKIEVSYTWVKGLLQGAGLVAKDAVRKKHRRKRDRKPLKGMLLHIDGSHHQWFGDESWHDLIVILDDATGEIYYAALVDAESTSTIMRAIRQVVEKEGVFCSLYSDRASHFWLTPKAGEPVDKQTLTQVGRALPSSGSQ